One stretch of Micromonospora cremea DNA includes these proteins:
- a CDS encoding carbohydrate ABC transporter permease — protein MAVSETVAAPAATPTQPPPGRGRRRGRNAAYWLYLLPGSVLFILVIGAPLVGTGYLSLTKWSGVGDPTWVGLDNYRQLLHDEVFWASFRNTVAMLVAMVVAPTLLGLVLASVLFDVIGRRFRPRTAAALRAAFYLPQVLPVVVAGIVWGWILRPDGAFNSLLDAVGLGALRHDWLGDPGTALPSVMAVMIWVQIGYPVVVFMAALQRVDPELYEAAEVDGANWVHRFRAITLPQIRPETFVVALTCTIAALKVFGPIFALTRGGPENATNVPSYFAYYTFFKKLQVGYGSAISTVLTLIIVVVAVVFIWMQARSERRDRGF, from the coding sequence ATGGCAGTCTCCGAGACCGTCGCCGCCCCGGCGGCGACCCCGACCCAGCCTCCACCCGGCCGTGGACGTCGTCGCGGCCGCAACGCGGCGTACTGGCTCTATCTGCTCCCCGGATCGGTGCTCTTCATCCTGGTCATCGGCGCGCCGCTGGTCGGCACCGGATACCTGTCGCTGACCAAGTGGTCCGGGGTCGGCGATCCCACCTGGGTCGGCCTGGACAACTACCGGCAGTTGCTGCACGACGAGGTGTTCTGGGCGTCGTTCCGGAACACCGTGGCGATGCTCGTCGCGATGGTGGTGGCACCCACCCTGCTCGGGCTGGTGCTCGCCTCGGTGCTCTTCGACGTCATCGGCCGCCGCTTCCGGCCGCGCACCGCCGCCGCGCTGCGGGCCGCGTTCTACCTCCCGCAGGTGCTGCCCGTCGTGGTGGCCGGCATCGTCTGGGGCTGGATCCTGCGCCCCGACGGGGCGTTCAACAGCCTGCTCGACGCGGTCGGTCTCGGCGCGCTACGCCACGACTGGCTCGGCGACCCGGGCACCGCCCTGCCCAGCGTGATGGCGGTGATGATCTGGGTGCAGATCGGCTACCCGGTGGTCGTCTTCATGGCGGCGCTGCAACGGGTCGACCCGGAGTTGTACGAGGCGGCCGAGGTCGACGGCGCGAACTGGGTCCACCGGTTCCGGGCGATCACCCTCCCGCAGATCCGGCCGGAGACCTTCGTGGTGGCCCTGACCTGCACCATCGCCGCTCTGAAGGTGTTCGGGCCGATCTTCGCCCTCACCCGGGGCGGCCCGGAGAACGCCACCAACGTTCCGTCGTACTTCGCGTACTACACGTTCTTCAAGAAGCTCCAGGTCGGCTACGGCTCCGCGATCTCCACGGTGCTCACACTGATCATCGTCGTGGTGGCGGTGGTCTTCATCTGGATGCAGGCCCGCAGCGAGCGCCGGGACCGGGGGTTCTGA
- a CDS encoding ABC transporter substrate-binding protein, protein MQRFRRIVAAIALAATATTTVAACGGGDSGDDSGAKTLKLWHYESANSAMGVAWDRAIEIFKAEHPGVEVRFERKAFEQIQQNAGMIINSSEGPDIMEYNKGNATAGLLSSQGLLTDLSAEADKRGWAGKLSPSLQTTARYSDKGVMGSGNWFGVPNYGEYVTVYYNKDLFAKYGVKVPTSMAEMTAAMDTFVGKGVAPLGMAGAEYPAGQLFYQLALAKADRQFVDNYQLYKNPVDFTADPLKYGADTFADWVKKGYVAKNSASLKAEDMGTAFIGGKTPMIVSGSWWYGRFKAEMKANWDTFLFPGNTLQAGSSGNLWVVPETSKAKGLAYDFIDITLRPEIQDLIGNNGGVPVAGDPAKISDPKDRKLIEDFNTVSKQDGLAFYPDWPVPGYYDVLVSGFQGLINGSKSPDQVLDSIAKPYADGVKEITGK, encoded by the coding sequence ATGCAGCGATTCCGCCGGATCGTCGCCGCGATCGCCCTGGCGGCGACCGCGACGACCACCGTGGCCGCGTGCGGCGGTGGTGACAGCGGGGACGACAGCGGGGCCAAGACGCTCAAGCTCTGGCACTACGAGAGCGCCAACAGCGCCATGGGGGTCGCCTGGGACCGGGCGATCGAGATCTTCAAGGCCGAGCACCCCGGCGTCGAGGTGCGCTTCGAGCGCAAGGCGTTCGAGCAGATCCAGCAGAACGCCGGCATGATCATCAACTCGTCCGAAGGCCCGGACATCATGGAGTACAACAAGGGCAACGCGACCGCGGGCCTGCTCTCCTCCCAGGGCCTGCTCACCGACCTGAGCGCCGAGGCCGACAAGCGCGGCTGGGCCGGCAAGCTCAGCCCCAGCCTGCAGACCACTGCCCGCTACAGCGACAAGGGCGTGATGGGCTCGGGCAACTGGTTCGGCGTACCGAACTACGGCGAGTACGTCACGGTCTACTACAACAAGGACCTCTTCGCCAAGTACGGCGTGAAGGTGCCGACCAGCATGGCGGAGATGACCGCCGCGATGGACACCTTCGTCGGTAAGGGCGTCGCCCCACTGGGCATGGCCGGCGCCGAGTACCCGGCCGGTCAGCTCTTCTACCAGCTGGCGCTGGCCAAGGCGGACCGGCAGTTCGTCGACAACTACCAGCTCTACAAGAACCCGGTGGACTTCACGGCCGACCCGCTGAAGTACGGCGCGGACACCTTCGCCGACTGGGTGAAGAAGGGCTACGTCGCGAAGAACTCGGCGAGCCTGAAGGCCGAGGACATGGGCACTGCGTTCATCGGCGGCAAGACCCCCATGATCGTCTCCGGTAGCTGGTGGTACGGCCGGTTCAAGGCCGAGATGAAGGCCAACTGGGACACCTTCCTCTTCCCCGGCAACACCCTGCAGGCCGGCTCGTCCGGCAACCTGTGGGTGGTCCCGGAAACCAGCAAGGCCAAGGGCCTGGCGTACGACTTCATCGACATCACCCTGCGTCCGGAGATCCAGGACCTGATCGGCAACAACGGCGGCGTCCCGGTCGCCGGTGACCCGGCGAAGATCAGTGACCCGAAGGACCGGAAGCTGATCGAGGACTTCAACACGGTCAGCAAGCAGGACGGCCTGGCCTTCTACCCGGACTGGCCGGTTCCCGGCTACTACGACGTGCTGGTCTCCGGCTTCCAGGGCCTGATCAACGGATCCAAGTCGCCCGACCAGGTACTCGACTCGATCGCCAAGCCGTATGCCGACGGCGTCAAGGAGATCACCGGCAAGTGA
- a CDS encoding LacI family DNA-binding transcriptional regulator: MHDVARLARVSVSTVSYVLTGTRPISQATRDKVLAAMAELDYQPNAMARGLASRRSRILGLLMPMDERGLGATETAFVTGAAAAASAAGYHLVLSPVGGGDLDDLRRLASQRMLDGVVLMEVQLADERVTVLRDAGVPLVLIGRTGDTSGLSYVDIDFEQTVREAVAHLVGLGHRSIVYVNHSAATLASGYGPALRTRDAFVAAMAGHGLEPVMIPAEDSAAGGRAALAAAFAQAPELTAVLAMNETAIFGILGELTGRGLSVPDDVSVVSMVTSPQVAELATPALTAMTSPGSAMGRIAIEALLRHLDGPGDERHQQLLPCALETRGSTAVPRRPAPDTPGRPPTDGG, encoded by the coding sequence ATGCACGACGTCGCCCGCCTCGCCCGGGTCTCGGTCAGCACCGTGTCGTACGTGCTCACCGGCACGCGGCCGATCTCCCAGGCCACCCGGGACAAGGTGCTCGCCGCCATGGCCGAGCTCGACTACCAGCCCAACGCGATGGCCCGTGGCCTGGCCAGCCGGCGCAGCCGGATCCTGGGCCTGCTGATGCCGATGGACGAGCGCGGCCTGGGCGCGACCGAGACCGCCTTCGTCACCGGCGCCGCCGCCGCGGCCAGCGCCGCCGGCTACCACCTGGTGCTCTCCCCCGTCGGTGGCGGCGACCTCGACGACCTGCGGCGACTGGCCAGCCAACGGATGCTCGACGGCGTCGTGCTGATGGAGGTGCAGCTCGCCGACGAGCGGGTCACCGTCCTGCGGGACGCGGGCGTCCCGCTGGTGTTGATCGGCCGCACCGGCGACACCAGCGGGCTCTCCTACGTCGACATCGACTTCGAGCAGACCGTGCGGGAGGCCGTCGCCCACCTGGTCGGCCTGGGCCACCGGAGCATCGTCTACGTCAACCACTCGGCCGCCACCCTGGCCAGCGGCTACGGACCCGCGCTGCGCACCCGGGACGCCTTCGTCGCGGCGATGGCCGGACACGGCCTGGAGCCGGTGATGATCCCCGCCGAGGACAGCGCCGCCGGTGGGCGGGCCGCCCTGGCCGCCGCGTTCGCGCAGGCCCCGGAGCTGACCGCCGTGCTGGCCATGAACGAGACCGCGATCTTCGGCATCCTCGGCGAGCTGACCGGCCGGGGGCTCTCGGTGCCCGACGACGTCTCGGTCGTCTCGATGGTCACCTCGCCGCAGGTCGCCGAGCTGGCCACCCCGGCGCTGACCGCGATGACCTCGCCCGGTTCGGCCATGGGGCGGATCGCGATCGAGGCGCTGCTGCGCCACCTGGACGGTCCGGGCGACGAGCGCCATCAGCAACTGCTGCCCTGCGCTCTGGAGACCCGGGGATCGACCGCCGTGCCACGACGGCCAGCACCGGACACACCCGGGCGGCCGCCGACCGACGGGGGCTGA
- a CDS encoding amidohydrolase family protein, with the protein MTDPVPQSPPAADERVPEFWRALGLPGLADVHVHFLPPRLLRRVWAYFDAAGPLVGTQWPIRYRWSDADRVAHLRRLGVRAFSALAYPHRPGMAAELNRWTLEFARATPGCLPSATFFPEPDAPGYVEEALTGGARLFKVHVQVGGFAPTDPALDRVWGMLADAGVPVVVHAGHAPVGTTHTGPDPFAALLARHPRLTAVVAHLGAPDYRAFLDLADAYEQVRLDTTMAFTPFFDRFVPFPADELPRLRELGLAGKVLLGSDFPNIPYPYADQLTGLVRLDLGDDWLRAVCWDSAATLFDLP; encoded by the coding sequence ATGACCGACCCGGTGCCGCAGTCGCCGCCGGCGGCCGACGAGCGGGTGCCGGAATTCTGGCGCGCGCTCGGGCTGCCCGGGCTGGCCGACGTGCACGTGCACTTCCTGCCGCCGCGGCTGCTGCGCCGGGTGTGGGCGTACTTCGACGCGGCCGGGCCGCTGGTCGGCACGCAGTGGCCGATCCGCTACCGCTGGAGCGACGCGGACCGGGTGGCGCACCTGCGCCGGCTCGGCGTGCGGGCGTTCAGCGCGCTGGCGTACCCGCACCGGCCGGGCATGGCGGCGGAGCTGAACCGCTGGACGCTGGAGTTCGCCCGCGCCACCCCGGGCTGCCTGCCCTCGGCCACCTTCTTTCCCGAGCCGGACGCCCCCGGGTACGTCGAGGAGGCGCTGACCGGCGGGGCCCGGCTGTTCAAGGTCCACGTGCAGGTCGGCGGGTTCGCGCCGACCGACCCGGCGCTGGACCGGGTCTGGGGGATGCTGGCCGACGCGGGCGTGCCGGTGGTCGTGCACGCCGGGCACGCCCCGGTGGGGACCACACACACCGGGCCGGACCCGTTCGCCGCCCTGCTCGCCCGCCACCCCCGACTGACCGCCGTGGTGGCGCATCTCGGCGCACCCGACTACCGGGCCTTCCTCGACCTCGCCGACGCGTACGAGCAGGTCCGGCTGGACACCACGATGGCGTTCACCCCGTTCTTCGACCGGTTCGTGCCCTTCCCGGCCGACGAGCTGCCCCGGCTGCGCGAGCTGGGGCTGGCCGGCAAGGTGCTGCTGGGCAGCGACTTCCCGAACATCCCCTACCCCTACGCCGACCAGTTGACCGGGCTGGTCCGGCTGGACCTCGGCGACGACTGGCTGCGCGCGGTGTGCTGGGACAGCGCCGCCACCCTGTTCGACCTGCCCTGA
- a CDS encoding metal-dependent hydrolase has translation MMGPSHALSGAAVWLAGSWALNQFADYQQSPLALAVGTAVCAGGALFPDLDLSGKVTRNQGGATVARTFGVFSLFVAEVMEKISLGVYYATKLSKDPRRNNGHRTLTHTIPFTLLVGWGTTALCTAYGKWAVITILFFMFGLALRGLFDEWAERAGWVIVTLASAGAAWFTFVNLPGGRGYPLIGVAVGVGCFVHILGDMITRAGVPILWPIPIRRRMWTMIGLPNSIALRTGSKTEVVVRAVLTVVSVLATAGLIAPSVLQRFNIDV, from the coding sequence ATGATGGGACCGTCGCACGCGCTGTCCGGCGCGGCGGTATGGCTGGCCGGGTCCTGGGCGCTGAACCAGTTCGCCGACTACCAGCAGTCACCACTCGCGTTGGCGGTGGGCACCGCGGTGTGCGCGGGTGGCGCGCTCTTTCCCGACCTCGACCTGTCGGGCAAGGTGACCCGCAACCAGGGTGGTGCCACGGTGGCCCGCACCTTCGGGGTCTTCTCGCTCTTCGTCGCCGAGGTGATGGAGAAGATCTCACTCGGGGTCTACTACGCGACGAAGCTCAGCAAGGACCCCCGGCGCAACAACGGGCACCGCACGCTGACCCACACCATCCCGTTCACGCTGCTGGTCGGCTGGGGCACGACCGCGCTCTGCACCGCGTACGGCAAGTGGGCGGTGATCACCATCCTCTTCTTCATGTTCGGTCTGGCCCTGCGGGGGTTGTTCGACGAGTGGGCGGAGCGGGCCGGCTGGGTGATCGTGACCCTGGCGTCGGCCGGAGCGGCGTGGTTCACGTTCGTCAACCTTCCGGGCGGGCGCGGGTACCCCCTGATCGGCGTGGCCGTGGGGGTGGGCTGCTTCGTGCACATCCTCGGTGACATGATCACCCGAGCCGGGGTGCCGATCCTGTGGCCGATCCCGATCCGCCGGCGCATGTGGACGATGATCGGCCTGCCGAACAGCATCGCCCTGCGCACTGGCAGCAAGACCGAGGTGGTCGTGCGCGCCGTCCTGACCGTGGTCTCGGTGCTGGCCACCGCCGGCCTGATCGCCCCGTCGGTGCTGCAACGGTTCAACATCGACGTATGA
- a CDS encoding serine/threonine-protein kinase: MQQLLIAGRYRLLDLVGTGGMGRVWLARDEMLHRDVAVKEIVPPSWLAETERAELRLRTLREARTAARLNHPNVVRIYDVVHDRERPWIVMEYVPSRSVQQIIGAEGTLSPQRTARIGLAVLAALRAAHTAGVLHRDVKPHNVLVADDGRVVLTDFGLATFDGGDGAMTGPGSVLGSPQFVAPERAREGVSNPRTDLWSLGATLYAMVEGRAPYARSSAMATLSALATEPPDPMRRAGALRPVLTGLLQRDPWRRLTAAEAEPLLRSAAADGGQPSEPARSAAVAAVLNASRAAVPAVPTGWPAPPGDPAAPTDGPATRSGRRRRRLLALGGAVTALLAASGVALALVNRNDGRTPPSGVGGGETTARPAAFACAAPPPATAIPVPSVPPPADARYRLVKGWTWHDDPAGFRIAAPVGWLRWTEGAATCFRESDGPRVLSVEAGPDRPDPVAYWKAEEARLTGGEALPGYRKVDISALDFFEGGAIWECAWENAAGERVHSFRLLANTSAGRAFTVSWLTKEFDWQVNATYLPMIRQSFTPAL, from the coding sequence GTGCAGCAGTTGCTGATCGCGGGTCGGTACCGGCTGCTCGACCTGGTCGGCACCGGCGGCATGGGCCGGGTGTGGCTGGCCCGCGACGAGATGCTGCACCGCGACGTCGCGGTGAAGGAGATCGTGCCACCGTCCTGGCTGGCCGAGACTGAGCGGGCCGAGCTGCGACTGCGGACCCTGCGCGAGGCGCGTACGGCGGCTCGCCTCAACCACCCCAACGTGGTCCGCATCTATGACGTGGTACACGACCGGGAGAGGCCCTGGATCGTGATGGAGTACGTGCCGTCCCGGTCGGTGCAGCAAATCATCGGCGCGGAAGGGACGCTGAGCCCGCAGCGCACCGCCCGGATCGGGCTGGCCGTGCTCGCGGCGCTGCGGGCCGCGCACACCGCCGGTGTGCTGCACCGCGATGTGAAGCCGCACAACGTGCTGGTCGCCGACGACGGGCGGGTGGTGCTCACCGATTTCGGGCTGGCCACGTTCGACGGTGGCGACGGGGCGATGACCGGGCCGGGCTCGGTGCTCGGCTCGCCGCAGTTCGTCGCCCCGGAGCGCGCCCGCGAAGGGGTGTCGAACCCGCGTACCGATCTGTGGTCGCTGGGCGCGACGCTCTACGCGATGGTCGAGGGGCGTGCGCCGTACGCCCGCTCCAGCGCGATGGCGACGCTCAGCGCGCTGGCCACCGAACCGCCGGACCCGATGCGCCGGGCCGGGGCGCTGCGCCCCGTGCTGACCGGCTTGTTGCAGCGCGATCCCTGGCGGCGGTTGACCGCCGCCGAGGCGGAGCCGCTGCTGCGGAGCGCGGCGGCGGACGGCGGCCAGCCCAGCGAGCCGGCCCGCTCCGCGGCGGTGGCGGCGGTTCTCAACGCGAGTCGGGCGGCCGTACCCGCCGTTCCGACCGGTTGGCCGGCTCCGCCCGGCGACCCGGCGGCGCCCACCGACGGGCCGGCGACCCGATCCGGCCGCCGGCGTCGGCGGCTGCTCGCCCTGGGCGGCGCGGTCACCGCGCTGCTCGCCGCCAGCGGTGTCGCGTTGGCGCTGGTCAACCGCAACGACGGGCGGACGCCCCCATCCGGCGTCGGGGGCGGCGAGACCACCGCCCGGCCGGCCGCGTTCGCCTGCGCGGCTCCCCCGCCGGCGACGGCCATCCCGGTGCCGTCGGTGCCGCCACCGGCCGACGCGCGGTACCGGCTGGTGAAGGGCTGGACGTGGCACGACGACCCGGCCGGGTTCCGGATCGCCGCGCCGGTGGGCTGGCTGCGCTGGACCGAGGGTGCGGCGACCTGCTTCCGGGAGTCCGACGGGCCCCGGGTGCTCAGCGTCGAGGCCGGCCCGGACCGGCCCGATCCGGTGGCGTACTGGAAGGCCGAGGAGGCCCGGCTCACCGGCGGCGAGGCGCTGCCGGGCTACCGCAAGGTGGACATCTCGGCGCTGGACTTCTTCGAGGGCGGCGCGATCTGGGAGTGCGCCTGGGAGAACGCCGCCGGCGAGCGGGTGCACAGTTTCCGGCTGCTGGCCAACACCTCGGCCGGGCGCGCCTTCACCGTCTCGTGGTTGACAAAAGAGTTCGACTGGCAGGTCAACGCGACATACTTGCCGATGATCCGGCAGAGCTTCACCCCCGCACTCTGA
- a CDS encoding serine/threonine-protein kinase: protein MLIAGRYRLLDLVGRGGMGRVWRARDEMLHREVAVKEVVPPSWLADHERAELRSRTLREARAAARLNHPAVVRLYDVVPVEGSPWIVMEYVPSRTLQDVLDTEGPLAPAESARIGLALLGALRAAHTAGVLHRDVKPQNVLVAHDGRVMLTDFGLATFDGGDGAMTRPGMVLGSPQYVAPERAAEGASTVAADLWSLGATLHTTVEGRSPYARGTAMATLSALAAGPPDPAPHAGPLAPVLAGLLRRDPRDRLDHEAARRLLTAAATGRTSPPPAPHRAEPAAEVADRPDAPTELSDQAFTTPLPGPDQPTAERAGVPGDPPAGDGTAGRADAPARQATGEVAPDAPARTVGRPAGRTARRAALVVTALLVAAAAGVGTALAVTDDEPTGTAGRSTTAPPPDRPPDDRGPGGPFGHRPDRPGPPPGGGAFPPPPFPCVRPDAVGAPVPAASPAPGERFRPPTGWVWHADTTGFRVSVPATWHYSRDGTVACFQDPATGRAFSVAEGGATDPLVRLKSLRDVAAGSGALPGYDEIRLAAGGGGAEWESRWTAPYGARLHARQHVAGTPAGSDRWTLGWITDDRDWAAATADWTAVRTSFRPPR, encoded by the coding sequence GTGCTGATCGCCGGTCGGTACCGGCTGCTCGACCTGGTGGGTCGCGGGGGCATGGGCCGGGTGTGGCGGGCCCGCGACGAGATGCTGCACCGCGAGGTCGCGGTCAAGGAGGTCGTGCCGCCGAGCTGGCTGGCCGACCACGAGCGGGCCGAGCTGCGCTCGCGTACCCTGCGGGAGGCCCGCGCCGCCGCCCGGCTCAACCACCCGGCCGTGGTCCGGCTCTACGACGTCGTCCCGGTCGAGGGCAGCCCGTGGATCGTGATGGAGTACGTCCCGTCCCGCACCCTGCAGGACGTGCTGGACACCGAGGGGCCCCTCGCGCCCGCCGAGTCGGCCCGGATCGGTCTGGCCCTGCTCGGCGCGCTGCGGGCCGCGCACACGGCCGGAGTGCTGCACCGCGACGTCAAACCGCAGAACGTGCTCGTGGCACATGACGGGCGGGTGATGCTCACCGACTTCGGGCTGGCCACGTTCGACGGCGGCGACGGTGCGATGACCCGCCCCGGCATGGTTCTCGGCTCCCCGCAGTACGTCGCCCCCGAGCGGGCCGCCGAGGGAGCGTCCACCGTGGCCGCCGACCTGTGGTCGCTCGGGGCCACCCTGCACACCACCGTGGAGGGCCGCTCCCCGTACGCCCGCGGCACCGCGATGGCGACGCTGAGCGCGCTGGCGGCCGGGCCGCCGGACCCGGCCCCGCACGCCGGGCCGCTCGCGCCGGTGCTCGCCGGGTTGCTGCGCCGCGACCCGCGCGACCGTCTCGACCACGAGGCGGCCCGCCGGCTGCTCACCGCCGCCGCGACCGGCCGCACCAGCCCGCCCCCGGCGCCCCACCGGGCAGAGCCGGCAGCGGAGGTGGCCGACCGTCCCGACGCGCCCACCGAACTGTCCGATCAGGCTTTCACCACCCCGCTGCCCGGGCCCGACCAACCCACCGCCGAGCGGGCCGGCGTCCCGGGTGATCCGCCCGCCGGAGACGGCACCGCCGGGCGGGCCGACGCCCCTGCTAGGCAGGCGACCGGCGAGGTCGCCCCCGACGCGCCCGCTCGAACAGTGGGGCGACCGGCCGGGCGGACAGCGCGCCGGGCGGCGCTGGTCGTCACGGCGTTGCTGGTGGCGGCCGCCGCCGGCGTCGGCACCGCGCTGGCCGTCACCGACGACGAGCCGACGGGCACCGCCGGGCGGTCGACCACCGCGCCGCCGCCCGACCGTCCGCCCGACGATCGCGGCCCCGGCGGGCCGTTCGGCCACCGCCCCGACCGGCCGGGACCGCCGCCGGGCGGCGGCGCCTTCCCCCCGCCGCCGTTTCCGTGTGTCCGCCCGGACGCCGTCGGTGCGCCCGTGCCGGCCGCGTCGCCAGCGCCCGGCGAACGGTTCCGGCCGCCGACCGGCTGGGTCTGGCACGCCGACACCACGGGCTTCCGGGTTTCCGTGCCCGCGACCTGGCATTACTCCCGCGACGGCACGGTGGCCTGCTTCCAGGACCCGGCGACCGGAAGGGCGTTCAGCGTCGCCGAGGGCGGCGCCACCGATCCGCTGGTTCGGCTGAAGTCGCTCCGCGACGTGGCGGCCGGGTCCGGCGCGCTGCCGGGGTACGACGAAATCCGGCTGGCCGCGGGCGGCGGCGGGGCGGAGTGGGAGTCCCGGTGGACGGCGCCCTACGGCGCCCGACTGCACGCCCGGCAACACGTCGCCGGCACACCCGCCGGGAGCGACCGGTGGACGCTGGGCTGGATCACCGACGACCGGGACTGGGCCGCCGCCACCGCGGACTGGACAGCGGTGCGAACGAGTTTCCGACCACCCCGCTGA
- a CDS encoding glycosyltransferase family 4 protein, translated as MSPDAHVIDIHPARQLRVLMLSWEYPPVLVGGLGRHVHALSVALAAAGHEVTVVTRHAAGAPLEEYADGVRILRAPEDPVTFPLATNSLLAWTMAFNHTLTRTALRATEAGTYDVIHAHDWLVAHTAMTLREHLDIPLVSTIHATEAGRHQGWLPEEMNRTIHGVEHWLSNESTRVITCSGYMREQVTALFDLPTSQVDVVPNGVDDRAWRARPRAVASARARFAADGPLVGYAGRLVYEKGVQHLVHAVPRLRERHPGLRVVIAGDGPYRAELEEEARRLALCSTVRFTGFLDATQLPAVLGATDATVVPSLYEPFGMVALEAAAAGAPLAVARTGGLAEIVETGVTGVTFPHSDPDALAGAVGQLLGDEVFARRVARRARTMVGERYGWAAIAARTAASYTTARREHGPLQARRAAAQRAGGRTRIAIPDGNLLAAADHAAC; from the coding sequence ATGTCACCCGACGCCCACGTGATCGACATCCACCCCGCCCGGCAGCTGCGGGTGCTGATGCTCTCCTGGGAGTACCCGCCGGTGCTCGTCGGCGGCCTCGGCCGACACGTCCACGCACTGTCCGTCGCCCTCGCCGCCGCCGGCCACGAGGTCACCGTCGTCACCCGCCACGCCGCGGGCGCACCCCTGGAGGAGTACGCCGACGGCGTGCGCATCCTGCGCGCCCCCGAAGACCCCGTCACCTTCCCCCTGGCCACCAACTCCCTGCTGGCCTGGACCATGGCCTTCAACCACACCCTCACCCGCACCGCCCTGCGCGCCACCGAAGCCGGCACCTACGACGTCATCCACGCCCACGACTGGCTCGTCGCCCACACCGCCATGACACTGCGCGAGCACCTGGACATCCCACTGGTCAGCACCATCCACGCCACCGAAGCCGGCCGCCACCAGGGCTGGCTGCCCGAAGAGATGAACCGCACCATCCACGGCGTCGAACACTGGCTCAGCAACGAGTCCACCCGCGTGATCACCTGCTCCGGATACATGCGCGAGCAGGTGACCGCACTGTTCGACCTTCCGACCAGCCAGGTCGACGTGGTGCCCAACGGGGTCGACGACCGGGCCTGGCGGGCCCGGCCGCGCGCGGTCGCCTCGGCCCGGGCCCGGTTCGCCGCGGACGGCCCGCTGGTCGGGTACGCCGGCCGGCTGGTCTACGAGAAGGGCGTCCAGCACCTGGTGCACGCGGTGCCCCGGCTGCGCGAACGGCACCCCGGGCTGCGCGTGGTGATCGCCGGCGACGGCCCGTACCGCGCCGAACTGGAGGAGGAGGCCCGCCGGCTGGCGCTCTGCTCGACCGTCCGCTTCACCGGCTTCCTCGACGCCACCCAACTGCCGGCGGTGCTCGGCGCCACCGACGCCACCGTGGTGCCCAGCCTCTACGAGCCGTTCGGCATGGTGGCGCTGGAGGCGGCCGCCGCCGGCGCGCCGCTCGCGGTGGCCCGCACCGGCGGGCTCGCCGAGATCGTCGAGACCGGCGTGACCGGCGTGACGTTCCCGCACAGCGACCCGGACGCGCTCGCCGGCGCGGTGGGCCAACTCCTCGGCGACGAGGTCTTCGCCCGCCGGGTGGCCCGGCGGGCACGCACCATGGTCGGCGAGCGGTACGGCTGGGCCGCCATCGCGGCCCGCACCGCCGCCAGCTACACCACCGCCCGACGCGAGCACGGCCCGCTCCAGGCCCGCCGGGCCGCCGCCCAACGGGCGGGCGGACGTACCCGGATCGCCATCCCGGACGGCAATCTGCTCGCCGCGGCCGACCACGCCGCCTGCTGA